The proteins below are encoded in one region of Lactuca sativa cultivar Salinas chromosome 3, Lsat_Salinas_v11, whole genome shotgun sequence:
- the LOC111917165 gene encoding uncharacterized protein LOC111917165, with the protein MIIGGFETTFSGPVARLKGKCTIIIDGGSCEKMVAKSMVDKLGLKRKDHPEPYQLTWLKEGNVVKVRHRCLIQFNIGTRYSDEVWCEVIPMDACHILLGRPWQFDRRTKHDGYLNTYTFKKEGVNVQLVPLDVHAMGTEALVITKSAFLDFTRNTKPPFVFAMVITEVNNSITTKLPPEVRLLLSEFADVLSEEIPASLPLVREIQHCIDFIPRVVIPNKPAYRMNPTEYGEL; encoded by the coding sequence ATGATAATCGGTGGCTTCGAAACAACATTTTCCGGACCCGTTGCACGGTTAAAGGGAAAGTGCACAATTATCATTGATGGGGGTAGCTGTGAGAAAATGGTGGCAAAATCAATGGTCGACAAACTGGGGTTGAAAAGAAAAGACCATCCTGAACCCTACCAGCTCACGTGGTTAAAAGAGGGGAATGTGGTTAAGGTGCGACACAGGTGCCTCATCCAATTCAACATTGGCACTCGATACTCGGATGAGGTGTGGTGTGAGGTCATCCCCATGGATGCTTGTCACATCCTCCTAGGGCGACCTTGGCAGTTCGATCGGCGCACAAAGCATGACGGGTACTTGAATACCTACACATTCAAGAAAGAAGGGGTAAATGTTCAGCTAGTACCCCTTGACGTGCATGCTATGGGAACAGAAGCCTTGGTTATTACCAAGTCAGCTTTCTTGGATTTCACAAGAAACACAAAGCCACCCTTCGTGTTCGCGATGGTCATAACAGAAGTCAACAACAGCATAACCACCAAACTGCCACCTGAAGTACGACTCCTCCTTAGTGAATTTGCAGATGTGTTGTCAGAAGAAATACCCGCAAGCCTTCCATTAGTTCGCGAGATCCAACATTGTATTGACTTCATCCCCAGAGTAGTCATCCCGAATAAACCAGCCTACCGGATGAACCCAACCGAGTACGGGGAGCTATAA